The Gillisia sp. Hel_I_86 genome has a segment encoding these proteins:
- a CDS encoding exonuclease domain-containing protein produces MYAILDIETTGGKYNEEGITEIAIYKFDGSKVVDQFISLVNPEQPIQPFVVGLTGINNDMLRNAPKFYEVAKRIVEITMGCIVVAHNSKFDHRILRLEFRRLGFDFERKTLCTVELSKKLIPGQGSYSLGKLVKSLGIPLTDRHRANGDALATVKLFKMLMAKDLEKEILKATVRNEPSHQIDTKLIQIIDELPSITGVYYLHNDEGEIIYIGKSKNIRKRINQHFTNDHHKSKEIQKDVASVSFEATGNELIALLKEHEEIKQNKPKYNKALKKAIFNYALYQFVDENGYINLKIGRSDAHKQSITTFTNLQQAKSVLHNIIEKHQLCQGLTGLHAGDGPCFSYTIKSCKGACINIETPEEYNLRILDVIALHNFQNQNMLVIDRGREIDEKSAVLVEEGEFKGIGFFNLNHQMNNIDIVRSIITPMTNDRDARHIIQSYLRKNHKLKIIQFAAQDTGI; encoded by the coding sequence TTGTACGCAATATTAGACATAGAGACTACCGGTGGTAAGTATAACGAAGAAGGAATTACAGAAATAGCCATTTACAAGTTTGATGGTTCCAAAGTAGTAGATCAATTTATTAGCCTTGTTAATCCAGAACAGCCCATCCAACCCTTTGTGGTTGGACTTACGGGCATCAACAACGATATGCTTCGCAATGCACCCAAATTTTATGAGGTTGCTAAAAGAATTGTGGAAATTACTATGGGATGTATTGTTGTTGCCCATAATTCCAAATTCGATCATAGAATCCTTAGATTGGAATTTCGCCGACTTGGATTCGATTTTGAGCGAAAAACCCTTTGTACTGTAGAATTATCCAAAAAACTGATCCCGGGACAAGGCTCCTATAGTTTGGGAAAACTCGTGAAATCTTTAGGAATCCCTTTAACCGATAGGCATAGGGCCAATGGAGATGCCCTAGCAACCGTAAAGTTGTTTAAAATGCTAATGGCGAAAGATCTGGAAAAAGAGATCCTTAAAGCCACCGTAAGAAATGAGCCTTCACACCAAATAGATACCAAACTCATCCAGATCATAGATGAATTGCCATCTATTACCGGCGTATATTACTTGCACAACGATGAGGGCGAAATTATATATATTGGCAAGAGCAAGAACATAAGAAAGCGTATCAATCAGCATTTTACAAACGATCATCATAAATCCAAGGAAATACAGAAGGATGTAGCCTCGGTTAGTTTTGAAGCTACCGGCAATGAACTCATTGCCTTGCTCAAAGAACATGAAGAGATCAAGCAGAATAAGCCCAAATATAACAAGGCTCTTAAAAAGGCTATTTTCAATTATGCCCTATACCAATTTGTGGATGAAAATGGATATATCAATCTAAAAATCGGTAGATCAGATGCCCATAAACAGAGCATCACCACCTTTACAAATTTGCAGCAAGCAAAATCTGTTCTACACAATATAATAGAGAAACATCAACTTTGTCAGGGCCTCACTGGCTTGCATGCTGGCGATGGTCCTTGCTTCAGCTACACTATAAAATCCTGTAAAGGTGCATGCATCAATATAGAAACGCCAGAGGAATATAATTTACGGATCCTGGACGTTATAGCGCTTCATAATTTCCAAAATCAAAATATGCTGGTGATAGATCGTGGCCGGGAAATAGATGAAAAAAGTGCGGTTTTGGTAGAAGAAGGTGAATTTAAGGGAATAGGGTTTTTCAATTTAAACCATCAAATGAACAATATAGATATTGTGCGCTCTATTATTACTCCCATGACCAATGATAGGGATGCCCGACATATCATCCAGAGTTATCTAAGAAAGAACCATAAACTAAAGATCATCCAATTTGCTGCCCAAGATACCGGTATATAA
- the miaA gene encoding tRNA (adenosine(37)-N6)-dimethylallyltransferase MiaA, with product MKTRILISVVGPTAIGKTALSIKLAQTFNTEILSADSRQFYKEIPIGTAAPSKKELAAAPHHFIHNKSIEDDYSVGDFEREAIEKLDLLFKDHEVLILVGGSGLYIKSLIEGLDNFPEIDQEIREQLNDRLVNEGLGPLKTELEQLDPDYYNKIDINNPHRVIRALEVCIGSGKTFSSFLNQPKPIRNFKTISIGLTAPREEIYERINRRVDLMMDEGLLEEAQALYPKHRLNALNTVGYKELFAFFEGRIDLETAVGEIKMNSRRYAKRQLTWFRKNEKTTWFDYKTPFSEIEDFIKSVMQEKYR from the coding sequence ATGAAAACTAGAATTTTAATTAGTGTTGTTGGGCCAACAGCCATTGGGAAAACGGCTTTGAGCATTAAACTTGCCCAAACTTTCAATACAGAGATCCTATCTGCAGATTCCCGGCAATTCTATAAAGAAATCCCTATTGGTACCGCCGCTCCAAGCAAAAAAGAACTGGCTGCAGCCCCCCACCATTTCATTCACAATAAATCGATAGAAGATGATTATTCTGTGGGGGATTTTGAACGGGAAGCGATAGAAAAGCTAGACCTGCTTTTTAAAGACCACGAGGTTCTTATATTGGTTGGTGGCAGCGGACTATATATTAAAAGTTTAATTGAAGGCTTGGATAATTTTCCGGAGATAGATCAAGAAATTAGGGAACAGCTAAACGACAGGCTTGTAAATGAAGGTTTAGGGCCTTTAAAGACGGAGCTGGAACAATTAGATCCAGATTATTACAATAAGATAGACATCAACAATCCCCATCGGGTAATTAGGGCTTTAGAGGTTTGTATTGGTTCTGGAAAAACGTTCTCTTCTTTTTTGAATCAGCCTAAACCAATCAGGAATTTCAAAACAATTTCTATTGGTCTTACCGCTCCCAGAGAAGAGATTTACGAACGTATAAATCGTAGGGTAGATCTTATGATGGACGAAGGTTTGCTGGAAGAAGCACAAGCATTGTATCCAAAACACAGGTTGAATGCCTTAAATACGGTAGGATATAAAGAATTGTTTGCCTTTTTTGAAGGCAGGATAGACCTGGAAACTGCTGTAGGGGAGATCAAGATGAATTCCCGTAGATATGCCAAAAGACAGTTGACCTGGTTCCGGAAAAATGAAAAAACCACTTGGTTCGATTATAAAACTCCTTTCTCTGAAATTGAAGATTTTATTAAATCGGTGATGCAGGAGAAGTATAGGTAG
- a CDS encoding Gfo/Idh/MocA family protein, with product MLKAGVFGAGHLGKIHLKLLQQSSEYELIGFYDGDTKRAKDIEDEFGYKSFPSAEALIDAVDMIDVVTPTITHFETAKKAITAGKHLFVEKPITSTYAEAEELIALAKKHKVKGQVGHVERFNPAFRAVKDKIGQPMFIEAHRLAEFNPRGTDVPVVLDLMIHDIDVILSVVKSKVKNVYASGVSVISETPDIANARIQFENGCVANLTASRISLKNMRKARFFQRDAYISVDFLERKCEVVKMKDAPKEPDDFAMILQNAEGIKKQIYFENPTIDANNAILDELESFAQAINNNTEPVVTLEQGAEALKVANMVIESFKK from the coding sequence AAAGCTGGTGTATTTGGTGCAGGTCATTTAGGTAAGATCCATTTAAAACTGCTCCAACAATCTTCGGAATATGAGTTAATAGGGTTTTATGACGGAGATACCAAACGAGCCAAAGATATAGAAGACGAATTTGGTTATAAAAGTTTCCCTTCTGCTGAAGCCCTGATAGATGCTGTAGATATGATAGATGTGGTAACCCCGACAATCACCCACTTTGAAACGGCTAAAAAAGCAATCACTGCCGGAAAACACCTTTTTGTAGAAAAACCTATCACTTCCACCTATGCGGAAGCTGAAGAATTAATTGCTTTAGCTAAAAAACATAAAGTCAAAGGGCAGGTGGGCCATGTAGAGCGTTTTAACCCGGCATTTAGAGCGGTAAAAGACAAGATCGGGCAACCGATGTTTATTGAAGCGCATAGATTGGCAGAGTTCAATCCGCGTGGGACAGATGTGCCCGTGGTTTTGGATTTGATGATCCACGATATAGATGTGATCTTAAGTGTGGTGAAATCCAAGGTGAAAAATGTATATGCCAGTGGGGTATCGGTTATTAGTGAGACTCCAGATATTGCCAATGCCAGAATTCAGTTTGAAAATGGATGCGTTGCAAATTTAACGGCAAGCCGAATCTCCCTTAAGAATATGCGAAAAGCACGGTTTTTTCAGCGGGATGCGTATATTTCGGTAGATTTTCTTGAACGCAAATGCGAGGTGGTAAAAATGAAGGATGCTCCCAAGGAACCAGATGATTTTGCGATGATCCTTCAGAATGCTGAAGGGATTAAAAAACAGATCTATTTTGAGAATCCCACTATCGATGCCAACAATGCGATTTTGGATGAACTGGAATCTTTTGCGCAAGCAATAAATAATAATACAGAACCAGTTGTTACCCTAGAACAAGGCGCCGAAGCCTTGAAAGTAGCTAACATGGTGATAGAAAGTTTTAAAAAATAG
- a CDS encoding nucleotidyltransferase family protein, with amino-acid sequence MKIKDSIHAKLIDFTTLCKLYNVKNLYAFGSSTTDHFDEDLSDIDLLIEIDENDPLERGEKLLAIWDKLEEFFQIKVDLLTQSSLKNPILRKNIDATKILIYDGKRQKVSL; translated from the coding sequence ATGAAAATTAAAGATAGCATACATGCTAAATTGATTGACTTTACCACATTATGTAAATTATATAATGTGAAAAATCTATATGCGTTTGGTTCTTCTACCACAGATCACTTTGATGAAGATTTAAGCGATATTGATTTGTTGATCGAAATTGATGAAAATGACCCATTGGAAAGAGGAGAAAAATTGTTAGCTATCTGGGACAAATTAGAAGAATTCTTCCAAATAAAAGTTGATTTATTGACACAATCTTCGTTAAAAAATCCAATTTTAAGAAAAAATATTGATGCTACAAAAATTTTAATTTATGACGGAAAAAGGCAAAAAGTATCTCTCTGA
- a CDS encoding DUF1015 domain-containing protein translates to MAKIVPFKAVRPTKDKAGMVASRPYENYSAGELKAQLEYNPFSFLHIINPGYKFQHEITGEKRFQLVRNRYLEFKEEEIFIQDKTPCYYFYKILTRTNMFSGIIAAASVQDYEDNVIKRHEDTLANRENLFKDYLKVVGFNTEPVLLTYPDSEIMDNLMLKVMKGEPEYEFSTYNKEKHILWKIESPEKVAKIKAEFETMPTLYIADGHHRSASSYLLAKESKAANPNHTGKEPYNYFMSFLISESKLQIFEFSRLITDLNGLSKEEFLIQLDLWFRIESRGLEVYTPTKKHHFNMYLDGEFHSLYLRKTNYEFTDSLSNLDTYILYQKILKPILNIQDLRNDDRIAYIHGKNDLIEIKSQVDSGNFAVGFGMLPLTIEELKKVADEGLTMPPKSTYIEPKLRSGLTIYEF, encoded by the coding sequence TTGGCAAAAATAGTTCCGTTTAAAGCAGTAAGGCCTACCAAAGATAAGGCAGGGATGGTTGCCTCCAGACCGTATGAAAATTATAGTGCGGGGGAATTAAAAGCCCAGTTGGAATACAATCCTTTTTCTTTCCTGCATATCATAAATCCCGGCTATAAATTTCAGCATGAAATAACCGGGGAGAAGAGGTTTCAGTTGGTAAGGAATAGATATCTGGAATTTAAGGAAGAGGAAATATTTATTCAGGATAAAACACCTTGCTATTATTTCTATAAAATACTTACCAGGACCAATATGTTCTCTGGAATTATTGCCGCAGCGAGCGTTCAGGATTATGAGGATAATGTGATAAAAAGACACGAGGACACTCTAGCCAACCGTGAGAACCTCTTTAAGGATTATTTAAAGGTAGTCGGCTTTAATACAGAACCGGTACTCCTGACCTATCCCGATTCAGAAATTATGGACAACCTCATGCTGAAGGTAATGAAAGGGGAACCTGAATATGAGTTTTCCACCTATAATAAGGAGAAACATATCTTATGGAAGATCGAGTCCCCCGAAAAAGTTGCAAAGATAAAAGCTGAATTTGAAACTATGCCCACACTTTATATAGCAGATGGGCATCATAGAAGTGCCTCTTCCTATTTACTGGCCAAGGAATCCAAAGCAGCAAATCCAAATCATACCGGCAAAGAGCCATATAATTATTTTATGAGCTTTCTTATTTCTGAAAGCAAACTACAGATCTTCGAATTCAGCAGATTGATCACAGATCTAAACGGTCTGAGCAAAGAGGAGTTTTTAATACAGTTGGATCTTTGGTTTAGGATAGAAAGCAGAGGGCTGGAAGTCTATACACCTACCAAAAAACATCATTTTAACATGTATCTGGATGGAGAATTCCACTCTTTATATCTGCGGAAGACAAATTATGAATTCACGGATTCCTTGAGTAATTTGGATACCTATATTTTATATCAAAAAATATTGAAGCCTATTTTAAATATTCAGGATCTTCGCAATGACGATAGGATTGCCTACATCCATGGAAAAAACGATTTGATCGAGATTAAATCTCAAGTAGATAGCGGTAATTTCGCCGTGGGTTTTGGAATGTTGCCATTGACTATTGAAGAACTTAAAAAAGTGGCAGATGAAGGCTTGACAATGCCCCCAAAAAGCACTTATATTGAACCTAAACTAAGAAGCGGATTAACGATCTATGAGTTTTAG
- a CDS encoding 3-hydroxyacyl-CoA dehydrogenase family protein: protein MKNIAVIGAGTMGNGIAHTFAQSGYQVNLIDISKESLQKGVDTISKNLDRMLAKEKITEADKTATLKNIKTFIDIPSGVKNVSLVVEAATENEDLKLKIFEQLDANCTEDTILATNTSSISITQIASKISNPSRVIGMHFMNPVPVMKLVEIIRGYNTSDKVTKTIMDLSEKLGKSPVEVNDYPGFVANRILMPMINEAIETLYNGVAGVYEIDTVMKLGMAHPMGPLQLADFIGLDVCHSILEVMYKGFKNPKYAACPLLTNMVRAGKLGVKSGEGFYDYSENRKAENVSKQFS from the coding sequence ATGAAGAACATAGCAGTAATTGGAGCAGGAACCATGGGGAACGGAATAGCCCATACCTTTGCCCAAAGCGGATACCAGGTAAACCTAATAGATATTTCCAAGGAAAGCCTTCAAAAAGGTGTGGATACAATTTCCAAGAATTTGGACAGAATGCTTGCAAAAGAAAAAATCACGGAGGCAGATAAAACAGCAACATTAAAAAACATTAAAACCTTCATCGATATCCCTTCAGGAGTAAAAAATGTTTCATTGGTAGTAGAAGCTGCTACAGAAAATGAAGATCTAAAATTGAAAATCTTCGAACAATTGGATGCTAATTGTACTGAGGATACTATTCTTGCTACCAACACCTCTTCGATCTCTATTACCCAGATCGCTTCTAAGATCTCCAATCCTTCAAGGGTTATTGGTATGCATTTTATGAATCCGGTACCGGTGATGAAATTGGTGGAGATCATACGAGGATACAATACCAGCGACAAGGTTACCAAAACCATCATGGATCTTTCAGAAAAACTTGGTAAGAGTCCCGTAGAGGTTAACGACTATCCCGGTTTTGTAGCTAACAGGATCCTTATGCCAATGATCAATGAAGCTATTGAAACCCTTTACAATGGTGTTGCAGGAGTTTATGAGATAGATACTGTGATGAAATTGGGAATGGCTCACCCAATGGGACCCTTGCAATTGGCAGATTTTATAGGCCTGGATGTTTGCCACTCTATACTTGAGGTAATGTACAAAGGCTTCAAAAACCCCAAATATGCAGCTTGTCCCTTATTAACAAATATGGTACGCGCAGGAAAACTCGGAGTAAAATCTGGGGAAGGTTTCTATGATTATTCTGAAAATAGGAAAGCTGAAAACGTTTCAAAACAATTCAGTTAA
- a CDS encoding YggS family pyridoxal phosphate-dependent enzyme — protein MEISENIKKHKEELGEKVSLVAISKTKPNSDILEAYNAGQRVFGENKIQEMTEKWETLPKDIEWHMVGHVQRNKVKYMAPFVSLIHAVDSLKLLKEINKEAEKNERTISCLLQIKIAEEESKFGLDAEEAKEILASPEFQKLNNIQVKGLMGMATFSDDEAIVRGEFDYLRSVYVDLKKKHPQFEVLSMGMSGDYKIAITCGSTMVRIGSAIFGERNYN, from the coding sequence ATGGAAATTTCCGAAAACATTAAAAAACATAAAGAGGAGCTTGGGGAAAAAGTAAGCTTGGTTGCTATCTCAAAAACCAAACCCAATAGTGACATTTTGGAAGCTTACAATGCAGGACAACGGGTGTTTGGAGAGAACAAGATCCAGGAAATGACCGAGAAGTGGGAAACGCTACCAAAAGACATAGAATGGCATATGGTTGGGCATGTACAGCGCAACAAAGTGAAATACATGGCACCATTTGTGAGTTTGATACATGCCGTTGATAGCCTTAAATTATTAAAAGAGATCAATAAGGAAGCGGAAAAGAACGAAAGGACCATCTCTTGTTTGCTTCAAATTAAAATTGCTGAAGAAGAATCAAAATTCGGTTTGGATGCAGAAGAAGCAAAGGAAATTCTAGCTTCTCCGGAATTTCAAAAATTAAATAATATCCAGGTAAAAGGATTAATGGGAATGGCCACGTTCTCTGATGATGAAGCTATAGTAAGAGGAGAATTCGATTATCTAAGATCTGTTTACGTCGATCTCAAGAAAAAGCACCCTCAATTTGAGGTGCTTTCCATGGGAATGAGTGGTGACTATAAAATAGCAATAACCTGCGGTAGCACTATGGTACGAATAGGAAGTGCTATATTTGGGGAACGAAATTATAATTAA
- a CDS encoding T9SS type A sorting domain-containing protein, with protein MTGNCNINPFPGEEYIFIYPNPTSGPFQFATPTGVTIQRVEVFDARGRMVMFKEYSEAALQYNMDLSGVQSAVYILKLFTSEGTDVVRVLID; from the coding sequence ATTACCGGGAATTGTAATATCAATCCTTTTCCCGGAGAAGAATATATCTTTATCTATCCAAATCCTACTTCGGGGCCATTTCAGTTCGCCACCCCAACAGGAGTCACGATTCAGCGGGTAGAAGTTTTTGATGCCCGCGGAAGGATGGTCATGTTCAAAGAATATTCTGAAGCAGCCCTTCAATACAATATGGATCTTAGCGGGGTGCAAAGTGCGGTGTACATCCTAAAATTATTTACTTCGGAAGGAACCGATGTGGTAAGAGTGCTAATAGATTAA
- a CDS encoding DUF86 domain-containing protein: protein MGFRNRLVHAYDSIDNAIVWVIVKRHLLGLKKEIQALSN, encoded by the coding sequence ATTGGATTTAGAAATAGATTGGTTCACGCATATGATAGTATTGATAATGCAATTGTTTGGGTAATTGTAAAAAGACATTTGTTAGGACTCAAAAAAGAAATTCAAGCTTTGTCTAATTAA
- a CDS encoding ion transporter: MKKIKFDKDHAAWRVKIYHIIYGADTPLGKLFDLVLLALIVLSIILVMLESVASINIKYHDQFYIAEWIITIFFSIEYILRIITINKPRNYIFSFYGIVDLLSTIPSYIIFFVGGSNMFLAVRALRLLRVFRILKITRYIGESQKLISALKNSRAKISIFLFAVLIVCIITGTLMYLVEGPENGFTNIPLSIYWAIVTLTTVGFGDIHPLTPLGRFIASFIMIVGYGVIAVPTGIVGAEISKDMIKPNERKPYVCKNCGEDNHKPTSEFCHNCGKKLNEN, translated from the coding sequence TTGAAAAAAATAAAGTTTGATAAAGATCATGCAGCTTGGAGGGTAAAAATTTACCATATTATTTATGGAGCCGATACTCCTTTGGGAAAGTTGTTCGATTTAGTTCTACTCGCTTTAATTGTACTAAGTATTATCCTGGTTATGCTGGAAAGCGTTGCCAGTATAAACATTAAATATCACGACCAGTTCTATATTGCAGAATGGATTATCACAATTTTCTTTAGTATAGAATATATTTTAAGGATCATCACTATAAATAAACCCAGGAACTATATTTTCAGTTTTTATGGAATTGTAGACCTACTCTCTACTATCCCCTCATATATCATCTTTTTTGTAGGGGGGAGTAATATGTTCTTGGCGGTGCGAGCCTTGCGTTTACTTAGGGTTTTTAGGATCCTGAAAATCACTAGATATATTGGGGAATCCCAAAAATTGATTAGTGCATTAAAAAATAGTCGCGCCAAGATCAGCATATTTCTTTTTGCAGTATTAATAGTATGTATTATTACGGGCACTTTAATGTATTTGGTAGAAGGCCCAGAAAACGGCTTTACAAATATCCCGCTAAGTATTTACTGGGCTATAGTGACCCTTACCACAGTAGGCTTTGGGGATATCCACCCATTAACTCCTTTAGGAAGGTTTATCGCCTCTTTTATTATGATTGTTGGTTATGGTGTGATTGCCGTGCCTACGGGAATTGTTGGGGCGGAGATTTCCAAGGATATGATCAAGCCGAATGAACGAAAGCCTTATGTATGCAAGAACTGTGGAGAAGATAATCATAAACCAACCTCGGAATTTTGCCATAATTGCGGTAAAAAATTAAATGAAAACTAG